A region of the Dysidea avara chromosome 9, odDysAvar1.4, whole genome shotgun sequence genome:
CTTGCGACAGTTAAACATATTGCAACCCATCAATATTGACAGCTGCTTTTGCAGAAGTCgatgtgtgcattgtagccttgtgtatgtgtattattgtatttaatataattagctactaCAAGTATTCCACAGGTGGGGTATTCTATTCTCACATCCAGCTGATTTCACTCCAGTCTGCACCACCGAGCTGGGAACAGTAGCTTCACTCATCCCGGAATTCACTAAGCGTAATGTGAAATGTATTGCCCTGTCTTGTGACCCAGTAGAATCCCACAATAACTGGATCAAGGACATCCAGGCCTACAGCAACATCAAAAGTTTTGGCTACCCAATAATTTCTGATCCCAACAGAGACTATGCAATCAAACTGGGCATGCTGGACCCTGCCGAGAAAGACAAGGCTGGCCTACCACTGACTGCTAGAGCTGTACGTGAACGTGTGGACTTTTTTTATTGTAACCTTTTGGTTGTATATGTTACAGGTGTTTATTGTGGGACCAGATAAGAAGTTGAAGCTGTCCTTACTGTACCCTGCTACCACTGGCCGCAACTTTAAGTGAGCATTTTTCTCCATCataaatacttgtttgtttaaatAACCATTTAGTGAAGTTTTGAGGGTGATTGACTCTCTTCAACTAACTGCTTACAAGAAGGTTGCCACACCTGCAGACTGGAAGGTATAGATATAAAAACTATGTTATATGATTAGGGCTTGGACCCTATCACCTATGAATGAGTTATAAGGTAGAGCTTTGTCCTAACCTTGTTAGGTTAGAGGTGAACTGATTATATAATGATAATGTAGACTTTTATGGGcatattgtgacttcctgtgacACACCTTGTATTCTGTGGTTACTGGTGGTTTTTATATTGTTACAATAGAGTGGAGGAGACTGTATGGTTTTGCCAACTGTTAGCAAGGAggatgctgccaagctgttCCCTAAGCACGTTGTAAAGGATGTTCCCTCTGGAAAAGAATACATAAGGATCACACCACAGCCTTGAAAGGGACTGGAGTCAAGTTAAAAATTCCGATCTTTAACTGTGTAGGTATAGTAGTTGACTAGGCATGTAGTAATCTTTGATTTTATGAAttcaaaaaaaaatgttttcagTTTATAGTGTTGGTTCAAGATGCCAGTCAGGATGAACAATAAAGTGTGATGGAGGAGGTACTCCTGTTCTGACATAGATGGCACCTTTGTTGCTAACTGGCTGCAAATTCTGATGATGTAGAATAAGCCCGTTAAGTAGCTGTGGAGACACATGGGATGAAACACTTGGTGGTCTCTTTCGTGCCCGTTCCTTGCTGTCTGGATAATGTCCTTCATAGTAGCTGCAAGATATAGAGTGGTCATTTGTGACTCTTAAAGTCAGAACTCACCACCTTTCAATGGTCTTCTTTAAGTTATTGTATTGGTCTTTACAAGGGTGAGCTACTATTTTGGGTTTTGGCTGAGGAGTTAGTGAGACTGAAGTAACACAAGGATCTGCATAGTTGAAAAAGCAACTTGCTGCCATCTTTTAGATTATAAACCTACCGACAGTCCGCGACAGCCATATTCGCTTTCTTTGTGGATCATGAAGTGGAGAAGTTGTCTAGAAAAGATGACGCATGAAAACTGCATACCCAAGTATCAGTTTCTTACCCTGGCTCTTCTTACATGTGAAGTTAAGGCTGTAATGTGATAGGTACAGATTGTATTATGTGAGGGAACGTATAGTACTTACCTCTGGGTACTATTGGAGGAAGGTGTTGACTTctttcattatcctttagtactCTCCATTCTAGGAACTGAGCCTACAGGTTAATATTATACACAGTTAGGTAAATATTGTACTTCAATGTGAAACAGAAACAAAAATAATAGGTGTGCCTGGCCACAGTGAATTCCGATTGCATAACAATACCTAATGCTTGCTATCACCTGCAACATTATATTATCAGCAAGATTGATACTACATACAAGCAACATTATATGTACAAGGCAACAATTTAAATTACAATAAACAACTAAATAAAGTTCAGTTAATTAGACACCAGAtgttcaattatttttgaagtTACACCAATGAACCTTTTTTATATTTAGATCATATACAGTTGAGGTTTTGTTCATAGGTCTTTACTATTACAAACTTACTCCAATTGTGCTCATGTCTTTTGGCTTATTTTCTTCACCCAATACAAGTGACCATTGTGGTTCTGTACTACTGCTACTATAAGAAGCAATACTATAGCTGTCTTCATCTAGTCTGTTACTGGCAAGACAGTTGTTCCTCAGAATGGGGAAGATTCGGTTGTCAGACCGCTCATTTCCATGGTACATCTTCACATGTGCTTTGTAGTTACCGGGCAGGGAGAGAGCTGAATCACAGACCACGTTTCTGTACATGATGGACCCAAACTACACAGCAAGCTAGAACACAGTTATAACTAGATGTACTACTTGTAGAGTGAGATTTTGTCACTTCATCTGTGAAAAACAGTTGTCAAGTGATAATTTTTAGATAGTTTGACACATTAACAACTTTTAGCCCACACGCCAACTTCATGTACAGCAATGAAAAAAAATGttcattaaaaaaattaaattaaaaaaaaactgctATGTTGTGACAGAAGGTTTATTTTTCAAgtgtttttctttgtacttgcaTTCCCATTGGCTCACTGCAGTCATGTGATCCAAGTCTTGATGACTAGGGTGCCACATGGTACACAGAATTGTCTCCATTGCTGTAGCGTAGACTGTGTGTGACGGAATAACTTGCTGATTAAACTGGTAAAGAAAGACATGAATACATGTTAATAAGAGAAAGGTTACTAACCTGTAAAGTGTTACGTAGTTCAAATAGGTCAATTGGACGATCAGTAGTTATATCATTATTGACGGCTGCTGAAAATGCAACATCTGTCTCACTCAGAACAGCACTACTGTGTAGTCTGTAGGAGAAATGAACTGTaacacacttcacaaaaattgtaGAGAATAAAGTTATGTGTATTGGTTAAATGCCACAGCTACAATTAGCCTAACGTCAAAAATTGGTGCAGATATATTCAAGGGTGGCTACTATTCGAGGGCAGCGTACGTTTATAATAGTTCAAGGAACCTGTTTGGTGTTTCTGTGTGGCTGCTGCCTCCAGCACTGACTGAAACAAACTTGCTAGGTACAGCTCCGTGACCGAATGCATGTTTGAATCCTTTAACCCCTGTTTTGTAAGTCTTCCTTCTTTCAATAACAGCTGTAATGACATTCTTTAGCAGAAACTGCAAAACATGGTAAATGGAATTAAACAATGAACCATGCACATAAAAAAAGGTGTAGaaacacacataccacacaaacacacacacacacagtgttaGGGCAAGTTACTTGGTCAATGTACACATTACTCTTTACTTCTGCAGTAATATAAGTTACAGCTACTTATTAAAAAGTACTTAATGCGTTACTCATATCCAACTAGCCAGCTACAGTAAAGTACCCTTCATGCTATAAACTGGGCTGACCTTTAGCTCAACTCTATAATGGCTAGACTGGGCTCGTAACGCATTCCTAACTTATAATATAACTATGAGCTCAGTAATATTGCTTTGTTGTGTAGtaatattacttttaaaacTAGTAATGGCTTCTTCAAAAGTATAACCACTACACTATGAATATAGTAGAGCTAAAATGAATAGTTGTTATAGAGCTAAAATTTCATTGCTATTTTCATTGCTATTTTCATTGCTATTTTCATTGCTATTTGCTTAGAAGCCCAATGCATTATTCTTAACactacaagcacacacacacacacacacacacaaacctccACTGCAGTTGCCATTAACAACACAGTTTCTTCAGGAACAGTCTCTAGTCCTAACTCCCAACAGTTGATCAACATTCTAACATGTAATATGGGAACACTGGGTATCACATGATCCTTTGAACACAACACTAAACACTGATCCATTATTGGCTGTGCCTTAGCCACTCCATCAAATGGATTAGCACGAGAAAACTCTCGCTACAAAATTAAacacaaattacacacacacacaagctaTACTTGTACTCACAGGTGAAACCAGAGAGGAATCATATTTTCTCTTCTTAGCCTTAGGCTTCCCTGATAGTGTGAACTGAGTACTACTAACTGAATTGCGTCCACCTGGGAATAACAGTAAATATATTAAGTCTAAGAGTCGTTGCCCACTGACCTTGATATAGTCCAGTTTGACACTTGATCAGAATAGCAAACATGAAGTTATTGTGAAGGCATACTAAAAACATCAATTGTACATCattttgttacaaaatcaacactTTAATTATACCATTTCCACTGCCTAAGAGAATCTTTGCTTTCGCGTCAAAATCTTCTTTTGTAATCTGTAAAAGTAGTATGTTTATTGTTCTGCACTTACAAAATGTAAACAATGCGCATTAATTGGAATAAGTAAGATCACACGAAAAGCATACCTTTTTCCTGTACCAGTTCTTTATCAGTTCCCAGTAACGTGACGCTTTGTCACCTAACGCTTCAGCGATGCTTTTCTTAGCTTCCTGCACGTCTAACGCCATTTTCTATGTTGTCATAGCGATAGTAACTAGGGACGCGTCTAAGGAAAGAAATCTAATGTAGTGTTTAAACCTCTCTGTTATAACTGCAGATCACAATGTCTTCTGCTACCGATAGCATCGTGCCTGTAGCAGGAACAGTTAAAGCTGCAGGTAGCGGCTGTCTGCTGCCATTCATTGAGGGGACAAAGAAAGATGCGACAGCTACTACGAAAGGAGTACCAAACGATTTTATCCCTTCTGATTTGTTACTAAGTTTGAAGAGATTTACTGGTAGTGATCTGTCTACACCTCCAAAGGGGGCTACTGCCTTACCACCTTCAAGAAAGAACCCAACTCTACCTCCAACTAACACAGTGAGCCTAGCACATTCTCATAATAGTGGTGGATGTACAGGGCTACATGGTCACTAGTTACTGTTTCTTTGTAGTCTCCTATGCCTGTCAGACGTCCCGCTAACATGTGGAACTTTCCTAACCGACGGAGAAAGTTTAAACACCTCACGGGTAACACACCGTGTATTTGTGGTGCTGGAAAGTATGTCTAATTACTATGCTACTTGTAGAATTACACTTTCACTTTCAGGGATATTTCTTTTTTATACGACATCCAAGGTGAAGAGGACGATGATGTAGCCTCAAAGGATGATAATGTATGTAGGGTTAGAGGGTGTAATTATGTGGTCTTGTTGTAGTCTACACTAGCACAATCCATACCAGCTTCACTCATTCCTGAAGAATACCACATTGTTAAACATCCCGGTGTAATAGGACTTGAATTCCATGATGAGTAAGTTGTAAACCACGTGTTCTTTAAATTCTGAAGCAAACACACTTTATAGCAAGTGGAACTGTTATTTAAGGGCATATGTGATCAATTGTTTTTTGGTATTCTAATAGAAatttcaattactctaataaaacaacctTTTGTGATCCAGTCAGGTGTTTGGTTAATAACTTATATAATTAGGTTCCACTATAAATTAAGTACCCCCATATAACAAGTTGTTAAGCATACTGTGATGTCTCTGATGGTGTTTACAGCTCCTACTCATCAAGACCAGCGGATCATGATCATCACATGACTGTGTTCCCATCCATGtaagtactctattagagcagccAGTGATATACTGGAGTGCTTGTAAATGAACTAATTATATACATTGGGACCTGTTAATATGGACGCATGAAAATAGGACATTTAACATAGTCCAGACACTAAGGTCCTAAGGTGTCCCTAGAATCAGCAGCACTCTGGTTACTTTGCTGTATTATAAACTTTATTTGTTAGGAAGCCTTCAGGCCGACATGAAGTAGTAGCATTAAAGGTGAGAGCAGCTAAGCTGTCATAGACTACTCACTACTAACACTATTGCCCCACACACAGCACACCATGGATGCCATGTTGGAGAAGGCTGGTATAGGGAAGATGGCGTCAGATGAGGAACTCAGTGGACCCACCAGTATGCATAACTTGTTACAACTGGTACAAAAGGAACAAGATATCTATAATATCATATTTCATGAGCTCATCAGACAAGTACGTGTTGTAATTCACCTATACATCCATGCATGATAGCTCTCTTTTATACCGtagtgtttagtgtgtgtgcgtgcgtgtgtgtgtgtgtgtagtgtatagtaTATGCAACTATACATGCACATATAATACATTGTTATTCCCACAGGTTAGTGTGCATTGTGTTGAAAGAGGTGGGCTATTGTCAGAACTAAGGACAAGATACAGTAATCTGTTAGACCGGATACCACGCCAAGTGAAGGAGTAAGTAACACATCCACATCtcaccacatacacacaccaacTAACATATATAACCATGTAGTCTCCACAATGAAGTCACTGCACAGCGAGCACTGGACAGGCGACTCACTAGTGAATTGAAAAAATTTAAGACCACAATTACTTCTTTAACTCGGTATGTCTTAAGTGATCTAGTAGTCTTCATTGTAATTGTGGGCGTACAGGGAGTTAGCTGATGTGAAGGAGCATGACATGGCCATCACAGAAATGGCAGACACTGCCCAAGAAGAGTTAGCCACTGCTTTAGCTGACTCTCAGAGGAGTTCACGGTAAGGTTTAGTTAGCTAGCTTGTGTAACAACTTCTGTCACTTTGTGTCACTGAATGTGTCACTACTACAGTACCCTAACTGAGTACCATGAACTGTATGAGCTCCAAAGGAAGAGACTAGAGTCACAAGTTGGTAAGTGAAGGCATGGTGTTAGCCCTAAATATAAATTGTGTGTACAGCCACTCTGAACCAGGAGAGGAATGTATGGCAACAAACTGCATATGATCTGGCATACAGGGTAAGTAAACTGAGCATAATATTTTATCTATTACAGACATTACACAAACTATGCTATGCTATATTCTACACAACACTGCAGGTAGCAGAAGAACACAACTTACACAGTGTCAGGAAACTACAGTTGTACGAGAAGTCGTGGGTAAAGTTATCCACACACTTTTCACTAGTACTGAGCAGCAAGGAAACTCATCAGGTACCACCCTCACTACACTCCACAATCACTTGTATATCCACCTACTACAGTTAAATGAGCTACAGTACAGTGTAATGTTATGGAGAGATGACATcataaaattttctactgaactTGTGGACTTAGAGAGTACAATACGAAACAAGGTAAGATGAAAATCAGCACATAATGTAGTGGTAATtataatgtgtatgtgtatatgtgcatgtTGCATGTGAGTGTATGTGttcatgtgtgcgtgcgtgcgcacgtgtgtgtgtgtacataccaTAAAATGTATTACAGCTGATGATCATAAGGCAAAAACTACAAGGCTGGATAGCAGAATTTGAAACTATGATGTAAGTCTATACTTGTATAATTAATTGTCACGACAGTTCTATACAGGGATGAAGAGACAGGTATCTTTACTGCACCAGATGATAAAGTGGTCTTCCAATTGTGGAAAGACATACAGGGGTTTCAAGAGGTATTTAGTAATTACAAAATATAGTACTATATCCCTTGGTAATTCATAGACATTTAGCAAGGAAGGTGAGCATTTTGCTGGAGAAGTATTACTAAGCAAACAGGAGACAATTAAGTCATTAGCTGAACTGGTAAGCTATGAAACTCAGATGGTACACAATTATGCAACTTTTTTTTGTATCTGCATaaaagtgattgttttattagagtacttcaaagGAAACACTGTATGGCTGTTGCTGAGGCAACAAATGGGACCAAAAGTGGTTTAGTAACAAAGTGGTCTTATTATTAATGAGTTATTGAAGTATGTCTTATTTGACCTTAgcaatttattttttattatttatttatcaagacacacagtagtgtgtcgtgacacacagtagtgtgtcgtgcggcccaagaagccagcgcaccACACcttgggtatattgacaggtagAAAAAatcatgattttcacacatgtagctctgtgatcccttaacCAATTGGAACCAATTTTGCTGTACACttaatttgaaggaaattgtcccagccatttccgagatgcAAACGGCCAAAGTTTcggcttttttttctttttgcatactttgcaaaatccaacataaaacacaaatgcgtacACCAACACGAAGATACAATGCATaaacaacagtgtgtaacaatcacaTGATCAAGTTTGTTAATAAAAAATGTTTAGCTGCcacacctactaggcaaacAACTTATAATTATCGTAAAGTAACTTTTCATTGGTTTACAGGAATTCATAATAAAAAAATGCTGCGGACACCAATTACGTGTGTAACAAATGCTTAataaaaaatactctaatagtacagtcaccctattagtaCATTCAGTAAGTAGCaagtcttcctgtagagagatcagtgggctctacagggtgacttgtttcttgctcctaatcgatctctctacacagtagcttaactctctactgggtaatttgtttgtagctgaactctctacagaatgacttgtttgtagctgaactctctacagaatgacttgtttgtagctgaactctcattgTTGATTGTATGTAGTGagctcagctacatttcaagtcaccatgtagaaagttcagaaacaagtttccctgtagagagtccagctacaataAAAGTCAACCTGTAGGAAGTTCAACtaaaacaagtcatcttgtagagagaaacaagtcaccctgtagagagttcagcagcaaacaagttaccttatagagtgttcatcagctacaaaaaaaaagtcaacctgtagagagttcagctagaaacaagttaccctgtagagatcagctagaaacaagtcaccctgtagagagttcagctgcaaaaataaccttgtagagtggtagagacttcagttctgttaccagtcaccctgtagggagttcagctacaaaaagtcatcctttagagagttcagccacaaacaaagagagttcagctacagttcagttatgtaacaaGTTACCTTATTACCCATATGATAGTCATTTTATTTACGAATATGTAATTAGGTACAAAGGTATGCACATAAATACATAGAAAATTCTTTGTCTTGTTCAACAAATTACTGTATAGTACAGAAAAAAATGCAAAGCACCTTATGGCAAGcgatatatctaatccaaaacagccaagctgtatataAAACAAGGGTGCAGCCTTATTCACCTGAATGGTCATtataatttttgccattaacttaccatcgcagccatttcttggcctccacttTGATTTTTCGCAACTTTTTTTAAGGGGGGGAGGTGCACCTTtcttttacaacttggctgtttagTTTAGATAAATATTTACTTGTTACAGTGCAATGTTTTGACATAGTTACTAAATacataaagaggtgaccactagtTTCACTGTACCCGTCTACATACTGTTACtttaaagtatatatatacaggttGAACGGTGGACAGATACAGCAATCAAGATGTTCTCAAGACATCGGATTGATTCGAATGCGGAGGAGTTTGAAATGATGCAAAATGTCAATGCAAATATTGATGAGCTGCTGGCTGAGTATGGCGTCAGGGTGAGCGGTGAGAATGGCATCGCGACCAGCTTCCTGCACCTCTTGACTCCCATGGAGACTTGGTATGGGTTGATTTGTCTGGATCTTATTGTTAATCTAAGCATGTCATCTTTTGATCTGTTGATTGCTCCTTTTATGTTATGATCTCATGTTGATTAGCACAAACATCCATTGATTTGTCTTGATTGCTGCTCCTTGATCTAACACTGTAGGGATACAAAACTGAATGCAGTGTTAAACAGTGGTAAAACACTACCGAATTCAGACTGGCTCAAGTATGTATGATGGTCTTTGTTTACACTGTGATGTATTTGGTGCTTTACAGGCTGCATGTTCTGATGGAGGAGTGGCTGGATAAGGTGGAAGACACAATTGGCTTGATCGGCAAGCCCACTCCCAGTAGCATGAGCATTTCCAGTATCACCAGCACTGCGTATGTTACAATGGAACCCCAAAAAATTTTGTAGACACCTTTTGTTCCTCATTTATTAAACATGTCAAGACAGCTCACTCATAAGTACATATTTAAGATGGCCTCAAAAATGATGGGGTACCAGTGTAGTATATAGAGTGATTGTGTGTATGGTGTAGTTTACCTGTGGAACAACTGACAAAAGATGTTGACAAGTGGAAGAACACACTGACAAACAGCATAGACTCTCAGAATGCTAAGATTGCAGAACAAGTGTGTAACGCTatcagtttgtacatgtaatttagTATTTAGCGTGCATTACATTGTAAGGATTATTACAAATTACGGTCCTAGGTTTTACAGACACACATGTCACTGGTGCAGTGGATGTCCAATGTACTACTGAGGCTAAGTCATGCCAAACACGTTGATCAAGGTGCGGCCTCTATGTACCGTGTAACACACTGTGATGATGTTTCACTACAGGAGTAGAGGAGGATGGTGAAGAGGATAAAATGAAGCTGTCTGATTATGTAACTGAGTGTGATGCCCTCACTAGCTCAATGGAAAAGTTTACCAAGCATCTCATCAGGTGATCAAGCTGTATTGCTCTTTACACCTGCcattgtgtgcgtgtgcatgcagATAAAGactagtgtgtgtttgtgtgtacacaTCAATACACTTGACTGTCTCCTATTCTCTGCAGTTGTTGTGAAGATGTAGTACCACCAACTGAAGATACAAGTGAGGAAGAGTCCACTACAGGTGAACCACAGAATGAGCTCAAAAGAATGATGGTACTAGCAACATTAGATAATTCAATAACACTGATATCTGTGTGTATTATTAGAGTGAATGTGAACAATGGATTAAGATGGCCAAGCTGTTACTACAAGAACTGGGTGCAGTCGACATCAATGTGAACAAGCAAGCTTCACCCACTACTGCAGCTAGTAAACAAGACTCTGGCAGTGCTGCTGGGGTAATTaacagtatatatgtacaacacacacacacatacacacacaaatggtTTGCAAGGGATCATCTGAACATTTCAAACAGTACACCCTGAAATTAACGACCTTGGAATCGGAATTTCCACCAAGGTGCCTGATTTTAGAGGTTCAATTGTACAATTTTCAGTGCCTTCTTGTTTATTTCTTTAAAACTCGAAGGACAATGAACGAATCCAGACATTTACTTTGTCCTTGTCATAGTTTTCTATAAAATTCATGGAGAGTCCTTAATAAGACATTCCATTGTACTAGTACCACATGTCACACTTGTTCACCTTTTAGCAGCAGAAGGATGATGACAATGCCACGACCACAAACAATGAGACAACAGAACAAAAGCCACCTGACGATTCGAGCAGCACTCGAGACAATGTACAAGTCTTGGGAGAAGATGAGAATGTACGAGCAAAGCCAATGGAAGAAATGATAACCAAGGTGATGCCTccattttctttctttcttaccATTTAGAATACACACAGACGTCAAGTGATATTGCAGCTGTGGCGTCTACAGCTAAACTAGAATTAGTAGAGGAAAATGGTAAGTCAGTTAACTGTACCCATTGCCTCCACAGAGTAACTTATTGTTAACTGACAAACATCAGAGCAAAATACAGAAGAAAAATTCACGGGCTTAAACATTCATTGCCTTGTGATGAGGTGAATTGTATTATATACAAAGATTTTGGTCCCTTGGTCCTAACATGTCTTGATGTTTCAATCTACTTTTGCACAAGTGATGTAACCCTATAAGTACTTTGTGTTGTCTTTCATCTCAAATGTCTACCTTTTCACAGAAATTCCAGCACACAGCCCTGTATTACAAGTGGATGCTGAGAAATTAGTTATGCAAGTTGATCAACTAGAAGCAACCGTCAAGTTAGTTTGATTTAATTTAAGAACTAATGATCCTTCCTTGCCTATAGACAACAAGAAAAGAGGGTACATGATGCTGAAGAACAAGCTAAGGAGTCGAAACAGCAACTCATGCTAGCTACAGATCGCATTAGTGAACTAGAAAATGAACTAGCCGAACTGAAAAGGTCGGCCGAGAAAGATGGTAGATCTAGCACTTCAGGTAAAACAAAAAAATCTGCTGTCCGAAgaaccacaaaacaaaatgAATCACCTCTGAAAAAAAGATGACAGTCTTATCATCATTTGTAAATTCATTACCGACATCAATGCCATTGAAATTTTATTTCTGATAGACCAATATTTATTAATAATCAGAACTATTACACTACtccaacaaataaataaataaataaacacacgcacacagagAAAATAACCCACTTTAACTATTGTCAATAAAACTTGTTAGAGCATCTGGGAGAAGTGGAGAGAGGTAGTTTGTTCTATGCTGCTGAGGTCCACAGTCTAAAAACAATACGTCGCCATCTTCAGGTTTACGATTCTTTACTGCATGTTCGTACAATTTTTTGCCAAGCTCAAAAGGAATTATGATGTCTTGAGTACCATGGATGATCAGAATTTTACATGATACTCCAGAAATCTTATCAATTGTGGAAAATTTTTCCTTAAGGTGGGATATGCATGTGTACTGTAGGTATGAAACGATAGGCCAATAAGGTGCTGAAATAATGTGATTAACAGCAGCATCTTCCATTTTGGTGAATGGTGCATCCAGAATTAAGCCAGACGGTGGGTGGGGCTCACTGCAGGTATCCTGTAGCAAATGTGTAGCAGCAGCTGAGCCAAGGGAATGTCCCCACACAAACACTTTTGCATTAGGAGCATGTTTTCTGATCCATTTCCACACCAAATACCCATCTTCCTTCATTCCTAGCTCAGTAGCTGACCCATCCGAGTCCCCATAACCTCGATAGTCAAAGGTAACACAATGATACCCTCTCTTAACCAACATATTGTACATTCCAATACGATGCCTCATCGCTCTGGTACCTGTGTTCCCATGCATGTACAAAATGATAGGCCCACCATCGGATAGCATCTCCATATACTGCCTATCACTGATCGTGTCCATTTGGTGGTATTTATTGGATGCAATTTGCCATACACCAACACGCTCACCATGTTTGTGGTGGAGATAAAACGACCTTGTGGCATTTAGGCCTAGTTCTTGAGGAGTTGACAGATTAGTGAACAAAGGAATATCAATAAAGTTCACGTATATTAGTGCACTCTGTAATGGTCGTATGAATCTTATCGCAAATGGTATCGAAAAGTAACTGATCACCAGAAAAATCAACAGTTTTGATTTCCATCCAAATTTTCTTCTCATTGGCGAAGGTTTGTCTTGATCAGCTGATTCAGTGGCGTCACTAAGAGTACTTTTCTGCTGTTGTCTGTTTCTCATCGTCACACCTTCAAAACACCACGTGCTACCGTTCACGTGAGCATATTCTATTGTGTTCGGCGAAGAAAAcatttgttgtgttgtgtaaaaCACGATCGTGTGCAACTTGGTGTAATCATGGCATCAGGTTACGAGAGGGCTGTCGGTCAAGCCGAGGATGTTGCAGACACTATTCTAAGACATTCCAAAGTTTATCTGCCGCATATAGCACGTCTCTGTCTAGTTGCGACCTTCATCGAAGATGGAATAAGGATGTGGTTTCAATGGGGCGAGCAAGCTGATTATATTAACATCACTTGGGGCTGCGGGGCCTTCCTTGCACACTT
Encoded here:
- the LOC136267178 gene encoding axonemal dynein light chain domain-containing protein 1-like isoform X1 translates to MSSATDSIVPVAGTVKAAGSGCLLPFIEGTKKDATATTKGVPNDFIPSDLLLSLKRFTGSDLSTPPKGATALPPSRKNPTLPPTNTSPMPVRRPANMWNFPNRRRKFKHLTGNTPCICGAGKDISFLYDIQGEEDDDVASKDDNSTLAQSIPASLIPEEYHIVKHPGVIGLEFHDDSYSSRPADHDHHMTVFPSMKPSGRHEVVALKHTMDAMLEKAGIGKMASDEELSGPTSMHNLLQLVQKEQDIYNIIFHELIRQVSVHCVERGGLLSELRTRYSNLLDRIPRQVKDLHNEVTAQRALDRRLTSELKKFKTTITSLTRELADVKEHDMAITEMADTAQEELATALADSQRSSRTLTEYHELYELQRKRLESQVATLNQERNVWQQTAYDLAYRVAEEHNLHSVRKLQLYEKSWVKLSTHFSLVLSSKETHQLNELQYSVMLWRDDIIKFSTELVDLESTIRNKLMIIRQKLQGWIAEFETMMDEETGIFTAPDDKVVFQLWKDIQGFQETFSKEGEHFAGEVLLSKQETIKSLAELVERWTDTAIKMFSRHRIDSNAEEFEMMQNVNANIDELLAEYGVRVSGENGIATSFLHLLTPMETWDTKLNAVLNSGKTLPNSDWLKLHVLMEEWLDKVEDTIGLIGKPTPSSMSISSITSTALPVEQLTKDVDKWKNTLTNSIDSQNAKIAEQVLQTHMSLVQWMSNVLLRLSHAKHVDQGVEEDGEEDKMKLSDYVTECDALTSSMEKFTKHLISCCEDVVPPTEDTSEEESTTGEPQNELKRMMSECEQWIKMAKLLLQELGAVDINVNKQASPTTAASKQDSGSAAGQQKDDDNATTTNNETTEQKPPDDSSSTRDNVQVLGEDENVRAKPMEEMITKTSSDIAAVASTAKLELVEENEIPAHSPVLQVDAEKLVMQVDQLEATVKQQEKRVHDAEEQAKESKQQLMLATDRISELENELAELKRSAEKDGRSSTSGKTKKSAVRRTTKQNESPLKKR
- the LOC136267178 gene encoding axonemal dynein light chain domain-containing protein 1-like isoform X2, which produces MSSATDSIVPVAGTVKAAGSGCLLPFIEGTKKDATATTKGVPNDFIPSDLLLSLKRFTGSDLSTPPKGATALPPSRKNPTLPPTNTSPMPVRRPANMWNFPNRRRKFKHLTGNTPCICGAGKDISFLYDIQGEEDDDVASKDDNSTLAQSIPASLIPEEYHIVKHPGVIGLEFHDDSYSSRPADHDHHMTVFPSMKPSGRHEVVALKHTMDAMLEKAGIGKMASDEELSGPTSMHNLLQLVQKEQDIYNIIFHELIRQVSVHCVERGGLLSELRTRYSNLLDRIPRQVKDLHNEVTAQRALDRRLTSELKKFKTTITSLTRELADVKEHDMAITEMADTAQEELATALADSQRSSRTLTEYHELYELQRKRLESQVATLNQERNVWQQTAYDLAYRVAEEHNLHSVRKLQLYEKSWVKLSTHFSLVLSSKETHQLNELQYSVMLWRDDIIKFSTELVDLESTIRNKLMIIRQKLQGWIAEFETMMDEETGIFTAPDDKVVFQLWKDIQGFQETFSKEGEHFAGEVLLSKQETIKSLAELVERWTDTAIKMFSRHRIDSNAEEFEMMQNVNANIDELLAEYGVRVSGENGIATSFLHLLTPMETWDTKLNAVLNSGKTLPNSDWLKLHVLMEEWLDKVEDTIGLIGKPTPSSMSISSITSTALPVEQLTKDVDKWKNTLTNSIDSQNAKIAEQVLQTHMSLVQWMSNVLLRLSHAKHVDQGVEEDGEEDKMKLSDYVTECDALTSSMEKFTKHLISCCEDVVPPTEDTSEEESTTGEPQNELKRMMSECEQWIKMAKLLLQELGAVDINVNKQASPTTAASKQDSGSAAGQKDDDNATTTNNETTEQKPPDDSSSTRDNVQVLGEDENVRAKPMEEMITKTSSDIAAVASTAKLELVEENEIPAHSPVLQVDAEKLVMQVDQLEATVKQQEKRVHDAEEQAKESKQQLMLATDRISELENELAELKRSAEKDGRSSTSGKTKKSAVRRTTKQNESPLKKR